In Erythrolamprus reginae isolate rEryReg1 chromosome 10, rEryReg1.hap1, whole genome shotgun sequence, one DNA window encodes the following:
- the TRMT2A gene encoding tRNA (uracil-5-)-methyltransferase homolog A, with protein MAEIMEENKDCMRSLDPPCTTPESAIQTEETNTKTSSDASSNMYRYIKEDLFTSEIYKVELQNLPRYVGFNEVKKFLARYGLNPHKIKLMGKQTFAFVTFKSEEERDKAMKVLHGVRWKNRNLSVRLAKPKADPILKKRKREEGGQELSPKRPAPSKDGKEEPLSKQIADVVTPLWAVPYEEQLAKKKQQCEEVLAKLTRDMGNNNRVLLPWLFLQKEKHDGLCCSLEGVKPSPLQTEYRNKCEFLIGLGPNQEDKTVGFRLGKYKGGSCAVVEPFETIHVPTEAKKVARAFQDYIRSALYSVYSPETYEGHWKQLTVRTSSNGHVMAIAYFNPQKLNKEELATLQTSMATYFTEGPGKDSRITSLYFVEEGQRKSPNREDLILNNIAGEKYIEEQILGLKFRISPHAFFQVNTKAAEVLYSTIRDWADINQETTVLDVCCGTGSIGISLAQKVKKVIGVELCQEAVEDAKANAQLNGLMNVEFHCGKAEELVPHLVNTLALHKTVTIVDPPRAGLHSKVILAIRKAEHLKKLLYVSCNPRAAMNNFVDLCRAPSHRVKGSPFRVIKATAVDLFPHTMHCEMLFFFERIEYSNNEASNAPVGSAEIPGVKSAEIPDVKSAEIPGVGSEEIPDVKSAEIPGVGSEEIPDVKLAEIPGVGSMEIPDVGSAEIPGVKSQEATSLEADTTDCLPRTAMGCPS; from the exons ATGGCTGAAATAATGGAAGAAAACAAGGATTGCATGCGCTCGCTGGATCCACCTTGTACGACTCCCGAATCGGCGATCCAGACCGAAGAAACAAATACAAAGACCTCTTCAGATGCTTCTTCCAACATGTACAGGTACATTAAAGAGGACTTGTTCACTTCAGAAATCTACAAGGTGGAACTTCAGAACCTCCCAAGGTACGTCGGCTTTAACGAAGTCAAGAAATTCCTTGCCAGGTACGGACTTAACCCGCACAAGATCAAACTGATGGGGAAACAGACCTTCGCTTTCGTCACCTTCAAGAGCGAGGAAGAAAGGGACAAAGCGATGAAGGTTCTCCACGGGGTCCGGTGGAAGAACCGGAACCTGAGCGTCCGCTTGGCCAAACCGAAAGCAGACCCCattttgaagaagaggaagagagaggaaggtgGCCAAGAGTTGTCGCCCAAGCGCCCGGCTCCGTCCAAAGACGGCAAAGAGGAGCCTCTGAGTAAACAGATAGCAGATGTGGTGACTCCTTTGTGGGCCGTGCCCTATGAAGAACAGCTGGCGAAGAAGAAGCAGCAGTGTGAAGAAGTGTTGGCGAAACTGACCAG GGACATGGGAAACAACAACCGAGTGCTGCTCCCGTGGCTGTTCCTGCAAAAGGAGAAGCACGATGGGCTTTGTTGCTCCTTGGAGGGAGTGAAGCCGTCCCCCTTACAG ACCGAGTACCGCAACAAATGTGAATTTTTGATTGGCTTAGGCCCCAATCAAGAGGACAAAACGGTTGGCTTCCGGCTGGGCAAATACAAGGGAGGTTCCTGCGCTGTTGTGGAGCCTTTTGAGACTATCCACGTTCCCACGGAAGCCAAAAAAGTGGCCAGGGCTTTCCAGGATTACATACG GTCAGCCCTTTACAGCGTTTATAGCCCAGAAACCTACGAAGGACACTGGAAACAACTAACCGTTCGTACTAGCTCGAATGGCCACGTCATGGCCATCGCCTATTTTAACCCACAG AAATTAAACAAAGAAGAGCTTGCTACATTGCAAACCTCTATGGCTACATACTTCACAGAAGGTCCTGGGAAAGACAGCAGAATAACATCTTTATATTTTGTGGAGGAAGGTCAGAG AAAATCACCGAATCGGGAAGATTTAATTTTGAACAACATCGCTGGTGAGAAGTACATAGAGGAACAAATTTTGGGATTAAAATTCCGGATTTCGCCCCATGCTTTTTTCCAG GTGAACACGAAGGCAGCCGAAGTTCTGTATTCAACCATTCGGGATTGGGCTGACATCAACCAAGAAACCACCGTGCTGGATGTTTGCTGTGGGACTGGATCAATCGGCATCTCTCTTGCACAG AAAGTGAAGAAAGTTATCGGAGTCGAGCTCTGCCAGGAAGCGGTTGAAGATGCCAAAGCAAACGCTCAGCTGAATG gGTTGATGAATGTTGAATTCCACTGTGGAAAGGCTGAAGAACTCGTCCCTCACCTTGTGAACACCTTAGCACTACACAAAACAGTGACCATTGTGGATCCGCCACGAGCAGGTTTAC ATTCCAAAGTCATCCTTGCCATCCGAAAAGCCGAGCACTTGAAAAAGCTCCTTTACGTCTCTTGCAACCCTCGAGCTGCTATGAACAACTTTGTAGA CCTTTGCCGAGCACCTTCTCACCGCGTGAAGGGCAGCCCCTTCCGGGTTATCAAAGCAACGGCGGTAGATCTTTTCCCGCACACCATGCACTGCGAGATGCTCTTCTTCTTTGAAAGAATTGAATATTCAAACAACGAAGCAAGTAACGCCCCTGTGGGCTCGGCGGAGATTCCGGGCGTGAAATCGGCAGAGATTCCAGATGTGAAGTCGGCGGAGATTCCGGGTGTGGGATCGGAAGAGATTCCAGATGTGAAGTCGGCGGAGATTCCGGGTGTGGGATCGGAAGAGATTCCAGATGTGAAACTCGCGGAGATTCCAGGTGTAGGATCAATGGAGATTCCAGATGTAGGATCGGCGGAGATTCCAGGTGTGAAGTCCCAAGAGGCAACTTCTCTTGAGGCCGACACCACAGACTGCCTCCCAAGAACAGCGATGGGATGTCCCAGTTAG